DNA from Streptomyces rishiriensis:
CGATGGTCGCAGCCCCCCTTCTGCTGGCCGCTCTGGTGGCCGCCGTGGTCTCGGGGAAGTCATTCTTCTGGGGCAGTTTCTGGGTCCTACTGGCGTTCACGGTCGTCGCAGTGGTCCTGCTCACCGTGGCCATGATGTACGTCACGGTCTCCATGACGGTGCGGTGGGTCGAGCTCCGTCCCCTGGGGACTCCGGCCCAGGTCGTGATCGCCCGCTTTCTGCGTTCGTCGACCATGGCGATGGCTGATCTGCAGCGAGTCGTCGTCATCGAGCGACTCCGTCTGGGGCAGCGGCAGTCGATCAAGGTGGTGTTGCATACCGGCAGCGAGACGGTGGAGTGCGAACCGGCGATGTCCGCACCGCTCTCTCGGGTCGACGCACAGGCGCTGACCGGCTGGTTGACCGAGCAACTCGGCCGCGTCCAGGTGGCGGTGGAGTGTCGGACGGAGGTCAAGCGCGACTTCCTGCGTCCGGACGAGTGGTGGACCCCGTCCCACACCGCCGAGCTGTGGCGGGTACCCGTCGGTGAGGTCGACGGCATAGCCGCCCAGCGCGGCGTCGAAGGCTATCGGTACACGCCCCGGGCCGCCGCGATGTACAGCCCTGGCACTTCGGTCACCGTCTACGACCCGGGCCGGGCCTACGAGGTCGCCGAAGAACTCCGCGCGGAACGAGCCGCCGCCCAGGCCGCCGACAGCACGGCAGCCCCCGGCCCGGCCGAGGACGACGCAACGGATTCCCGCTGACTCGGTCGGGCCGGTCCTGCCCTGGCTCGGAGTGGGCGCTTGGCCCTGGAAACCCTTGATGAACTGGCCGGATGGGGTCTGGTGCCGCCGGTGCTGGTGGCGGACGTCGGCTACGGACAGAACGTCGACTTCCGCGACGGACTGGAACATCGCAGCATCGACCACGTGGTGGCCATCCGCTCGGACGTGACCGTCCACCCGCATGATGCGGTGCCCACCGCCCGGTGTGGTCCGGCAACGGCCGCAAGCCGCAGCCCCGCTACCGTGACAAGGCGTCCTCGGTCGCCGCGCTCGCGGCCCGCCACGGGCGGCA
Protein-coding regions in this window:
- a CDS encoding transposase produces the protein MALETLDELAGWGLVPPVLVADVGYGQNVDFRDGLEHRSIDHVVAIRSDVTVHPHDAVPTARCGPATAASRSPATVTRRPRSPRSRPATGGRRSPR